The Planctomycetota bacterium genome includes the window AGTCGAAGACGAAGTTTACCCGCCTCTGGCGGGACGGGCCGCTTGCCACGGCGTAGTCCCGCCGCGCCGGGACGAAGACGGGTTCGATATTCGACATTCTCCTTTTGCCCTCCCCCCCTTCCCCTCGCCCTTCCTCTGAACGTTGAACGTTGGACGTTGGCTGTTGAACGTTCGCCGTCCCCCCCGCCGCCTTTCCCCTTGCCCGATGCTTCTCGCCGTGGTATTTTCTCCTGCCAAGAGAAGCCTGGGGCCAACTCATGCCAAACAAACGAAAGCCTTCCAAGAAGAAAAAAAAACAGAAGGTCAACATGCACTCTGCCGACATCACCGCCGACCGACTCGCCGGCCTACGGGACCTCCTGCCGGAGGCCTTCGCGGAAGGCAAGGTTGACTTTGACAGGCTGCGCGAGGCCTTGGGCGAAGAGGTGGACGACAGGCCGGAGCGATACTCGTTTACGTGGGCGGGGAAGCGCGACGCGATGCGGCTTCTCCAGGTTCCGAGCCGCGCCACCCTGGTGCCGTGCACCCAGGAGTCCGTGGACTGGGACGCCACGCAAAACCTCTTCATCGAGGGCGAAAACCTGGAGGTCCTCAAACTCCTCTACAAGTCCTACGCCGGCCGCGTGAAGATGATCTACATTGACCCGCCCTACAACACCGGCAACGACTTCATCTACCCCGACGACTTTCGCGACCCGCTTCAAACCTACTTGAAACTGACCGGCCAGAAGGATGCCGAAGGCAATCTCCTGACCAGCAACCCCGAGACCTCCGGCCGCTACCACTCGGCCTGGCTGTCCATGATGTACCCGCGCCTGTTTATGGCCAAGCAACTCCTGGATGATGACGGAATCATCTTCGTGAGCATTGACGACCGGGAGGCGTACGACCTGAGATTGCTCATGAACGATATCTTCGGGGAAGAGAACTTCGTTGCTCAATTCGTCTGGCAGTCGAAGAGGGGCGGGGGTGGAAACGTAGGTACTGTAGTTGGAGAACATGAGTACATCCTTGCTTATGCACGGCAGAATGATCCAAGTGCAGTAGGCAGACAGGTTGCCGATGCGCAGCCGCTTGACCTGACGGACGAAAAGGGGCCCTATCGCAAGGGGCGCGAACTGAACAAGTGGGGTGCCGGTTCTGCTCGTGCTGACCGGCCAACTATGTGGTTTCCGATCCCCGGCCCGAACAAAGAGGATGTTTACCCGCTTCGCAACGATGGGAGTGAAGGACGGTGGCGGTGGGGCAGGCCCAAAATGACGAAACTTGTCGAGGACAACGACGTTTTGTTCGAGCCCCGCGCCGACGGCACGTACGTCGCATACGAGAAGATCCGCACGGCTGGCCCGCGCTACAAGGCCCATCGAACGCTCTTTACAGATGTGGGCACAGTGGCCGAAGGTACTGCAACATTGAAGGAGTTATTCGGCGGCAAGAGTCCGTTCGATTTTCCAAAGCCGGTATCGCTTATGAAACGCCTTCTTCAGATTGGCGCTTCCGAGGAAGACTCCATTGTGCTCGATTTTTTCGCCGGTTCCTGCACAACCGCGCATGCCGTGTGGGAGTTGAACCAAGAAGATGGCGGAAGCCGCAGGGTTATAATGGTTCAGATGCCGGAGCCTACCCCAGAAGTATCAAGTGGTCGTAGGATGGGATTCAAGACCATTGCTGAGATTGGCAAGGAGCGTATGCGGCGGGTCGTAAAGGAGATGCGCGAGGCCGCCAAGGGGGGGCTAGACCTGAAAGACCGTGAGGAGCCAGAAGACATCGGGTTCAGAATCTTCAAACTGCTTGAAAGCAACTACCGGCCCTGGAAGG containing:
- a CDS encoding site-specific DNA-methyltransferase codes for the protein MGEEVDDRPERYSFTWAGKRDAMRLLQVPSRATLVPCTQESVDWDATQNLFIEGENLEVLKLLYKSYAGRVKMIYIDPPYNTGNDFIYPDDFRDPLQTYLKLTGQKDAEGNLLTSNPETSGRYHSAWLSMMYPRLFMAKQLLDDDGIIFVSIDDREAYDLRLLMNDIFGEENFVAQFVWQSKRGGGGNVGTVVGEHEYILAYARQNDPSAVGRQVADAQPLDLTDEKGPYRKGRELNKWGAGSARADRPTMWFPIPGPNKEDVYPLRNDGSEGRWRWGRPKMTKLVEDNDVLFEPRADGTYVAYEKIRTAGPRYKAHRTLFTDVGTVAEGTATLKELFGGKSPFDFPKPVSLMKRLLQIGASEEDSIVLDFFAGSCTTAHAVWELNQEDGGSRRVIMVQMPEPTPEVSSGRRMGFKTIAEIGKERMRRVVKEMREAAKGGLDLKDREEPEDIGFRIFKLLESNYRPWKGVEKKDGAAYAETMEMFADPLLPGWKPVNVLYEVALKEGYSLTSKIEKVAGLKDNTLYLVTNPDKGQSFRICLDDRLKPATLKALALKKDDLFICRDSALTDEQAANLALQCNLKTI